A window of Desulforegulaceae bacterium contains these coding sequences:
- a CDS encoding DUF1016 N-terminal domain-containing protein translates to MSKKLTKISERLFQSIKKLISESKNNVAVTVNSELTFLYWNIGKYIKQEIIKTDRADYGKQVLFFLSKQLTEEFGRGWSENQQRH, encoded by the coding sequence ATGAGCAAAAAGCTAACAAAAATCAGTGAAAGGCTTTTTCAAAGTATAAAAAAGCTTATCAGCGAAAGTAAAAATAACGTAGCTGTAACTGTTAATTCAGAGCTTACGTTTTTATACTGGAACATTGGAAAATATATAAAACAGGAAATTATAAAAACTGACAGAGCTGATTACGGAAAACAAGTATTGTTTTTTTTATCAAAGCAGTTGACTGAAGAGTTTGGACGAGGCTGGAGTGAAAATCAGCAGAGACACTGA
- a CDS encoding GGDEF domain-containing protein: MDNHKKMKKLWMVPLLLVFILIGRTASLAKELFLTEEEIAYLEKKKTVRACSIDGGAPLHYLNSKGEIVGIAVSILDNIGEITGIQFEYKLYDSIYDVFESNYDIIFGITSQYAPKDMILSRPYLKSQTILFFNSSMDSNELEGKIYASIKGGSLPDGVKEENTIYYNSREATLNAVENGHADYGYGNEYSLAFYSLQNNYKNIIAIPIRKENREYSIGFIKEDPKLLSIINKSIDSIDDNQLSNIVLNISSQVERKVTFSMIMDAYGKRIVGIFIIVISLLLRSLILNIRAKKNLRLQNTIHEILSHISDEYLFEYNIKADDLKMSKKSMSLFGSKENLDKVTKTLKNMVLEKESDEIIPRIKLPFNNGDSGVFKIIKSTMYDKKRKRYYIVGKLINISKEIAEKEKLKIKAQTDGLTGLYNAATTKKLIEQSVKNKKNDSTDTLLIIDCDEFKDINDTFGHLAGDRALKIVSEALKNTFRETDVIGRIGGDEFSVYMENIPSINFIRSKCESLIALVQETDKKLNLKLSIGIALLKDKKEPADLFKQADDALYKAKRSGGGKAVLG, from the coding sequence ATGGATAATCACAAGAAAATGAAAAAACTTTGGATGGTACCTTTGCTTTTGGTTTTCATTTTAATAGGAAGAACTGCGTCCCTGGCAAAAGAGTTATTCTTAACTGAAGAAGAAATAGCTTATTTAGAGAAAAAAAAGACAGTAAGGGCGTGCTCAATTGATGGAGGGGCTCCTCTTCACTATTTAAACTCAAAAGGTGAAATAGTAGGAATTGCTGTAAGTATACTGGATAATATAGGGGAGATAACAGGAATTCAATTTGAATATAAACTTTACGACTCAATTTATGACGTCTTTGAAAGTAATTATGATATAATTTTTGGAATAACCTCTCAGTATGCTCCCAAAGATATGATTTTATCCCGTCCTTATTTAAAATCCCAAACAATATTGTTTTTCAATTCTTCTATGGATTCAAATGAGTTAGAAGGCAAAATATACGCATCTATAAAAGGTGGCAGCCTGCCAGATGGGGTAAAAGAAGAAAATACTATTTACTACAATTCAAGAGAAGCTACATTAAACGCAGTAGAAAATGGTCATGCTGATTATGGCTATGGAAATGAATACTCTCTTGCATTTTATAGTTTGCAAAATAATTATAAAAACATAATTGCAATTCCAATAAGAAAAGAAAACAGAGAATATTCCATAGGATTTATCAAAGAAGATCCTAAATTACTTTCTATTATAAACAAATCTATTGACTCAATTGATGACAATCAGTTGAGCAATATAGTTTTAAATATATCTTCACAAGTTGAAAGAAAAGTAACTTTTTCAATGATTATGGATGCTTATGGCAAAAGAATTGTTGGCATCTTTATTATAGTAATCAGCTTGTTGCTAAGAAGCCTTATTTTAAATATCCGTGCCAAAAAAAATTTAAGACTGCAAAACACAATACATGAGATTTTGTCTCATATTTCCGATGAATATCTGTTTGAATACAATATAAAAGCTGATGACTTAAAAATGTCTAAAAAATCTATGTCTTTATTTGGATCAAAAGAAAATCTTGATAAAGTAACCAAGACATTAAAAAACATGGTATTAGAAAAAGAATCTGATGAAATAATTCCAAGAATAAAACTTCCCTTTAACAATGGGGATTCAGGTGTATTTAAAATTATTAAATCGACCATGTATGATAAAAAAAGAAAACGATACTATATAGTTGGTAAACTAATTAACATCAGTAAAGAAATTGCTGAAAAAGAAAAACTTAAAATCAAAGCCCAAACAGATGGTTTAACAGGGTTATACAATGCTGCGACTACTAAAAAATTAATAGAACAAAGTGTAAAAAACAAAAAAAACGACTCAACCGATACTCTGTTAATAATAGATTGTGATGAATTTAAAGACATCAACGACACCTTTGGTCATTTAGCAGGAGATCGGGCATTGAAAATTGTAAGTGAAGCTTTGAAAAACACCTTTAGGGAAACAGACGTTATAGGCAGGATAGGAGGAGATGAATTTTCTGTATATATGGAAAACATTCCTTCAATTAATTTCATTCGTTCCAAATGTGAAAGTTTAATTGCCCTTGTTCAAGAAACAGATAAAAAATTAAATCTTAAATTAAGCATTGGCATAGCATTGTTAAAAGATAAAAAAGAACCTGCAGATTTGTTTAAACAGGCAGATGATGCTTTATATAAAGCCAAAAGATCTGGAGGAGGAAAAGCAGTTTTGGGATAG
- a CDS encoding SurA N-terminal domain-containing protein: MLQFIRNRASSWIVKFILSLIIVVFVFFGWGTYKSGKMNQIASVNGEVITPGEYRTTYNHVLESIKEQFGGNLSPELIEMFQIERQALNRLIEEKIILQNAKEHNLMVSDLELADYVFNMEFFQTDGRFDGKKYKQVLAANRMSVEEFEMSVRKDLLLQRMASLITGAVKVTEKELEAFYNYSNKTADIKYAAFDPYQYKESELPVSEEEITRYYDENKEDFQSEEKLKVSFLRFDSDDFKKNIEVSDREIESYYQENIKNYSSPEKIKARHILVKVAEGAGEKEIEDKKIQIEKIRSKIIQGSDFGEMAKKHSEGPSGLQGGDLGEFQREDMVKPFADAAFELSEGEVSQPVRTQFGWHLIKVEKKMEKSLKEIKDVKDSIKSFLLTRKSKMAAYDIADAVYASTLAGSSINEEAEARGLLKEETNYFTIEGPSFGIANAKEFAREAFTYEVGETSRILELGETMYILQVDDRRMPEVLPLDQVKTKIKEIVLENKKEDKARSDAEAFLAKLIETDSFDEGKKVVLSDVKEVKGIQRHGVIKELGSLPELQEKIFETASKDKTICETAVKTSKGYFVFSVLNTNLPSRESFEAEKDSLKEKMLERKRNQFFSKWMEDCKKNSEINISNKFEG, translated from the coding sequence ATGCTTCAGTTTATCAGAAACAGAGCTTCAAGCTGGATTGTAAAATTCATTCTTTCATTGATCATCGTTGTTTTTGTTTTTTTTGGCTGGGGAACATATAAGTCAGGCAAGATGAATCAAATTGCAAGTGTTAACGGAGAAGTTATTACCCCAGGAGAGTATAGAACTACATATAATCATGTTCTTGAAAGTATAAAAGAACAATTTGGAGGCAATCTTTCGCCTGAGCTTATTGAAATGTTTCAAATTGAAAGACAGGCTTTAAATCGTTTAATTGAAGAAAAAATTATTCTTCAGAATGCAAAAGAACACAATCTCATGGTTTCAGATTTGGAGCTTGCAGATTATGTTTTTAATATGGAATTTTTTCAGACCGATGGAAGATTTGATGGGAAAAAATACAAACAAGTCTTAGCTGCTAATAGAATGTCTGTAGAAGAATTTGAAATGAGTGTAAGAAAAGATCTTTTACTCCAAAGGATGGCCTCTCTTATTACAGGAGCAGTTAAAGTTACTGAAAAAGAGCTTGAGGCTTTTTACAACTATTCAAATAAAACAGCAGATATTAAATATGCTGCTTTTGATCCTTACCAATATAAAGAAAGTGAACTACCTGTTAGTGAGGAAGAAATCACCAGATATTATGATGAAAATAAAGAAGATTTTCAGTCTGAGGAAAAACTTAAGGTAAGTTTTTTAAGGTTTGACTCCGATGATTTTAAAAAAAATATTGAAGTATCAGACAGAGAAATTGAATCATATTACCAGGAAAATATAAAAAATTATTCTTCTCCTGAAAAAATTAAGGCAAGGCATATTCTTGTAAAAGTAGCTGAAGGAGCCGGAGAAAAGGAAATTGAAGATAAAAAAATTCAGATAGAAAAAATTCGCAGTAAAATTATTCAAGGCAGTGACTTTGGGGAAATGGCTAAGAAACACTCAGAAGGGCCTTCAGGGCTCCAAGGTGGAGACCTTGGTGAATTTCAAAGGGAAGACATGGTTAAGCCTTTTGCAGACGCAGCTTTTGAGCTTAGCGAAGGAGAGGTTAGTCAGCCTGTAAGAACACAATTTGGCTGGCATTTGATCAAGGTGGAAAAAAAGATGGAAAAATCTTTAAAAGAAATCAAGGATGTTAAAGATTCAATTAAAAGCTTTCTTTTGACTAGAAAATCAAAAATGGCAGCCTATGACATTGCAGATGCTGTTTATGCCTCAACCCTGGCTGGGTCGTCTATCAATGAAGAAGCTGAGGCCAGAGGACTTTTAAAAGAAGAAACAAATTACTTCACCATAGAAGGACCTTCTTTTGGAATTGCCAATGCAAAGGAATTTGCCAGGGAGGCATTTACATACGAGGTTGGAGAAACATCAAGAATTCTTGAGCTTGGAGAAACCATGTATATTCTTCAGGTTGATGATAGAAGAATGCCCGAAGTTCTTCCCCTTGACCAGGTAAAAACTAAAATAAAAGAAATTGTTTTAGAAAATAAAAAGGAAGATAAGGCCAGATCAGATGCAGAAGCATTTCTTGCCAAACTGATTGAAACAGATTCTTTTGATGAAGGCAAAAAGGTTGTTTTGTCAGATGTTAAAGAAGTAAAGGGTATTCAAAGACATGGAGTTATAAAAGAGCTTGGCTCTTTGCCTGAACTTCAGGAAAAAATATTTGAAACCGCTTCAAAAGATAAGACAATTTGTGAAACAGCTGTAAAAACTTCCAAAGGATATTTTGTGTTTTCAGTTTTAAATACAAATCTTCCAAGCCGGGAATCCTTTGAAGCTGAAAAAGACAGCTTAAAGGAAAAAATGCTTGAAAGAAAAAGAAATCAATTCTTTTCCAAATGGATGGAAGATTGCAAAAAGAATTCTGAAATAAATATTTCAAATAAATTTGAAGGTTGA
- the amrA gene encoding AmmeMemoRadiSam system protein A, whose amino-acid sequence MDKNLNTHERKILLEAARTAIYKKISNESFSFSDELKKFSHKRGVFVTLKKNGNLRGCIGNILPEKELFKGIVENALNSAFQDPRFNSLSKDELDKVEIEISVLTVPEKIDYKTAEDLKNIIIPFEHGVILSFGPRQSTFLPSVWEELPEFELFMSHLSMKAGVNPDDWKKLSPNVFVYKSESFSESDY is encoded by the coding sequence ATGGATAAAAACTTAAATACCCATGAAAGAAAAATCCTTTTAGAGGCTGCAAGAACAGCTATATATAAAAAAATTTCCAATGAAAGCTTTTCTTTTTCAGATGAACTTAAAAAGTTTTCCCATAAAAGAGGGGTTTTTGTAACTTTGAAAAAAAATGGAAATTTAAGGGGATGTATTGGAAATATTCTTCCTGAAAAAGAACTTTTCAAGGGTATAGTGGAAAATGCCCTTAATTCTGCATTTCAAGATCCAAGGTTTAATTCTCTTTCAAAGGATGAGCTTGATAAAGTTGAAATTGAAATCAGTGTTTTAACTGTTCCTGAAAAAATTGACTATAAAACGGCCGAGGATCTTAAAAATATAATTATTCCTTTTGAGCATGGGGTGATTCTAAGCTTTGGTCCAAGACAATCCACTTTTCTTCCTTCTGTCTGGGAAGAGCTTCCTGAGTTTGAATTGTTTATGTCCCATCTTTCCATGAAGGCAGGAGTAAATCCAGATGATTGGAAAAAGCTTTCTCCTAATGTTTTTGTTTATAAATCAGAATCTTTTTCTGAGTCTGATTACTAA
- a CDS encoding Na/Pi cotransporter family protein, whose product MENFEVLPFLYAIVGGLGLFLYGMKLMSDGLQKSAGEGLRKVLEKLTSNRVIGAFVGVVITSIIQSSSATTVMVVGFVNAGLLKLTQALSVVLGANIGTTITGQIIAFQITDLALPAIGIGVFLRIFLKHPRFHYLGEVFIGFGMLFLGLDIMKGSFAPLNGSEEFKQLFITFSKNPLMAVFAGALLTMIIQSSSATLGITMVLAFNGIIDFYTAAAFVLGENIGTTVTANIAAIGTSRAARRAALGHFLFNVIGVTYMLIFLKYMLVAVNSFTPGDADFVTAAGTKPYISRHIANFHTLFNIINTIIFLPFIGKLADLCLILIPGKEKGGREIILDDNLLNTPEMAISNAKNEVLQMSDQVIKMLELSKKGFFEHDLKAIKEVFELEHSVDLMEKHISEYLTKLFHKPISESNSFRINTMIHVIHDLEKVGDYAESIAKYADRMIRENIVFSEDANDEAEYLFDVAIRFAKHVLDIYNNDKSPEELSTADEDLIDELKINLKNNHLGRLNQGICTADHGILYVDLVNKLEKTGDNIFNIAQAIEGTYK is encoded by the coding sequence ATGGAAAACTTTGAAGTTTTACCTTTCCTTTATGCGATTGTAGGCGGTTTAGGCCTTTTCTTATACGGAATGAAGCTGATGTCCGACGGGCTTCAAAAATCAGCAGGGGAAGGTCTTAGAAAAGTTCTTGAAAAACTTACAAGCAATAGAGTTATTGGTGCTTTTGTAGGTGTTGTAATCACTTCAATTATCCAGAGCAGCTCTGCCACCACAGTTATGGTAGTAGGTTTTGTTAATGCCGGACTTTTAAAGCTTACCCAGGCTTTGTCAGTTGTTCTCGGAGCCAACATAGGTACAACAATCACAGGGCAGATAATTGCTTTTCAGATCACAGATCTTGCACTTCCTGCAATAGGTATTGGTGTTTTTCTGCGTATTTTTCTCAAACATCCCAGGTTTCATTATCTAGGAGAGGTTTTTATAGGCTTTGGAATGCTTTTTCTAGGCCTTGATATAATGAAAGGCAGTTTTGCCCCTTTAAATGGAAGCGAAGAATTCAAGCAGCTTTTTATAACTTTTAGTAAAAATCCTTTAATGGCTGTTTTTGCAGGGGCTCTTCTCACTATGATTATCCAGAGCAGCTCTGCTACACTTGGTATTACAATGGTTCTGGCTTTTAATGGTATTATAGATTTTTATACTGCAGCAGCTTTTGTACTTGGAGAAAACATAGGAACAACAGTAACTGCCAATATAGCAGCCATAGGCACAAGCAGGGCGGCAAGAAGGGCGGCTTTGGGGCATTTTCTTTTCAATGTCATAGGTGTTACTTATATGCTTATCTTCTTGAAGTATATGCTGGTTGCAGTAAATTCTTTTACTCCGGGCGATGCGGATTTTGTAACTGCTGCAGGCACCAAACCTTATATTTCCAGACATATTGCCAATTTTCACACCCTTTTTAATATAATCAACACAATTATTTTTCTTCCATTTATAGGCAAGCTTGCAGATCTTTGTCTGATTCTGATCCCTGGCAAGGAAAAGGGCGGAAGGGAAATTATTTTGGACGATAATCTTTTAAATACTCCTGAAATGGCAATTTCAAACGCCAAAAATGAAGTTTTGCAAATGTCAGATCAGGTAATTAAAATGCTCGAGCTTTCAAAAAAAGGTTTTTTTGAGCATGACCTGAAAGCCATTAAAGAGGTTTTTGAGTTGGAGCATTCAGTTGATTTAATGGAAAAACATATAAGCGAATATCTCACCAAACTTTTCCATAAACCCATAAGTGAATCAAACTCCTTTAGGATAAATACAATGATTCATGTGATTCATGATCTTGAAAAAGTAGGGGATTATGCTGAAAGTATAGCAAAATATGCAGATAGAATGATAAGAGAAAATATTGTTTTTTCAGAAGATGCAAATGATGAGGCAGAATACCTTTTTGATGTTGCAATCCGGTTTGCCAAGCATGTTCTAGATATTTATAACAACGATAAAAGCCCTGAAGAACTAAGTACTGCTGACGAAGACTTGATAGATGAACTTAAAATTAATCTTAAGAACAATCATCTTGGACGGCTTAACCAGGGTATTTGCACAGCGGATCATGGTATTTTATATGTTGACCTGGTAAATAAGCTTGAAAAAACAGGGGATAATATTTTCAATATTGCCCAGGCCATTGAAGGGACTTACAAGTAG